Proteins encoded within one genomic window of Neodiprion fabricii isolate iyNeoFabr1 chromosome 6, iyNeoFabr1.1, whole genome shotgun sequence:
- the LOC124184426 gene encoding DALR anticodon-binding domain-containing protein 3 isoform X3, protein MEGSSDFRIKELVNSICRLLLGVETKFNENPSILKINNENLSEYGDVCFLTNLATWKKVFRNSLKSTTSCRNILEHYLIKNEIKFEDCNAAEKAFQNIIKASRNWSLKIEKCQLGNERVSVFLNRTQTFADVLARIVVRDHSYGQLESKSGSFFFHIIKDLDSDLTNLRLRLIKGVAENIVKANGYQVSESSDSDKYYATTKSKRDLKKYPKILLCGVAKNSVTGTKETALTEAEYLNRRLAELADTTEHKLPDLAEPKHEQNSVLLQIAEAVIVLQFLAVKPSRTITISSDLGLDESTINVKARISAIFQKFDEQYLKGDYPSLPSIEEVDFSLLTEAEEWELMHIFLLGYPEMVKTCARLTGDLEICPHYICSFLSRLVSKFSAYYRRVRILTEGRDHLLPTMMARLYLLKAIQIVTRNALRLLNLDPVSRM, encoded by the exons ATGGAAGGGTCTTCAGATTTCAGGATAAAGGAGTTGGTGAACAGTATTTGCCGTTTGTTGTTGGGTGTGGAAActaaattcaatgaaaatccTTCGATCCTTAAAATAAACAACGAAAATCTGTCAGAGTACGGAGACGTGTGTTTCTTGACGAACCTCGCTACTTGGAAAAAAGTGTTTCGAAATAGTTTGAAATCGACGACGAGTTGCAGGAATATACTCGAGCACTACTTAATCAAAAATGAGATAAAATTTGAGGATTGCAATGCTGCGGAAAAG GCCTTTCAGAATATAATAAAAGCTAGCAGAAATTGGTCTCTGAAAATTGAGAAGTGTCAGCTTGGAAATGAAAGAGTATCTGTATTTTTAAACAGAACCCAAACTTTTGCAGACGTACTAGCTCGTATTGTGGTCAGAGACCATAGCTATGGACAATTGGAGTCAAAGAGTggatctttcttttttcatatcatcAAAGATCTAGACTCAGATTTGACAAACCTACGTTTGCGTCTGATTAAAGGTGTGGCTGAAAATATAGTCAAGGCCAACGGATACCAGGTATCTGAAAGTAGCGACAGTGACAAGTATTATGCGACCACCAAGTCAAaaagagatttgaaaaaatatcccaAAATACTGTTATGCGGGGTTGCAAAGAATTCTGTTACTGGAACAAAGGAAACTGCGCTTACAGAAGCCGAATATTTGAATCGGAGGTTGGCGGAGCTAGCCGATACAACAGAGCACAAACTGCCTGATTTGGCTGAACCTAAACATGAGCAGAATTCTGTACTTTTGCAAATCGCGGAGGCAGTGATTGTGTTACAGTTTTTGGCTGTGAAACCTAGTCGTACTATCACAATTTCTTCCGATCTTGGCTTGGACGAGAGTACTATAAATGTGAAAG CTAGGATATCGGcgatatttcagaaattcgACGAACAATACTTAAAAGGAGACTATCCTAGTTTGCCAAGCATCGAAGAGGTGGATTTTTCGTTACTCACAGAAGCG GAGGAGTGGGAACTGATGCACATCTTTTTACTTGGCTATCCGGAGATGGTGAAAACTTGTGCAAGGCTCACCGGAGATCTGGAGATTTGTCCACACTACATATGTTCGTTTTTGTCACGATTGGTCAGCAAATTCAGCGCCTATTATCGCCGAGTTCGCATATTGACT gAAGGACGAGATCATTTATTACCAACTATGATGGCGAGATTGTATCTACTGAAGGCAATACAGATAGTAACACGCAATGCCTTGAGGCTTCTTAATCTAGATCCAGTTTCGAGAATGTAA
- the LOC124184426 gene encoding DALR anticodon-binding domain-containing protein 3 isoform X1, with protein MEGSSDFRIKELVNSICRLLLGVETKFNENPSILKINNENLSEYGDVCFLTNLATWKKVFRNSLKSTTSCRNILEHYLIKNEIKFEDCNAAEKAFQNIIKASRNWSLKIEKCQLGNERVSVFLNRTQTFADVLARIVVRDHSYGQLESKSGSFFFHIIKDLDSDLTNLRLRLIKGVAENIVKANGYQVSESSDSDKYYATTKSKRDLKKYPKILLCGVAKNSVTGTKETALTEAEYLNRRLAELADTTEHKLPDLAEPKHEQNSVLLQIAEAVIVLQFLAVKPSRTITISSDLGLDESTINVKGSSFIFYNTARISAIFQKFDEQYLKGDYPSLPSIEEVDFSLLTEAEEWELMHIFLLGYPEMVKTCARLTGDLEICPHYICSFLSRLVSKFSAYYRRVRILTEGRDHLLPTMMARLYLLKAIQIVTRNALRLLNLDPVSRM; from the exons ATGGAAGGGTCTTCAGATTTCAGGATAAAGGAGTTGGTGAACAGTATTTGCCGTTTGTTGTTGGGTGTGGAAActaaattcaatgaaaatccTTCGATCCTTAAAATAAACAACGAAAATCTGTCAGAGTACGGAGACGTGTGTTTCTTGACGAACCTCGCTACTTGGAAAAAAGTGTTTCGAAATAGTTTGAAATCGACGACGAGTTGCAGGAATATACTCGAGCACTACTTAATCAAAAATGAGATAAAATTTGAGGATTGCAATGCTGCGGAAAAG GCCTTTCAGAATATAATAAAAGCTAGCAGAAATTGGTCTCTGAAAATTGAGAAGTGTCAGCTTGGAAATGAAAGAGTATCTGTATTTTTAAACAGAACCCAAACTTTTGCAGACGTACTAGCTCGTATTGTGGTCAGAGACCATAGCTATGGACAATTGGAGTCAAAGAGTggatctttcttttttcatatcatcAAAGATCTAGACTCAGATTTGACAAACCTACGTTTGCGTCTGATTAAAGGTGTGGCTGAAAATATAGTCAAGGCCAACGGATACCAGGTATCTGAAAGTAGCGACAGTGACAAGTATTATGCGACCACCAAGTCAAaaagagatttgaaaaaatatcccaAAATACTGTTATGCGGGGTTGCAAAGAATTCTGTTACTGGAACAAAGGAAACTGCGCTTACAGAAGCCGAATATTTGAATCGGAGGTTGGCGGAGCTAGCCGATACAACAGAGCACAAACTGCCTGATTTGGCTGAACCTAAACATGAGCAGAATTCTGTACTTTTGCAAATCGCGGAGGCAGTGATTGTGTTACAGTTTTTGGCTGTGAAACCTAGTCGTACTATCACAATTTCTTCCGATCTTGGCTTGGACGAGAGTACTATAAATGTGAAAG GCTCgtcctttattttttacaatacagCTAGGATATCGGcgatatttcagaaattcgACGAACAATACTTAAAAGGAGACTATCCTAGTTTGCCAAGCATCGAAGAGGTGGATTTTTCGTTACTCACAGAAGCG GAGGAGTGGGAACTGATGCACATCTTTTTACTTGGCTATCCGGAGATGGTGAAAACTTGTGCAAGGCTCACCGGAGATCTGGAGATTTGTCCACACTACATATGTTCGTTTTTGTCACGATTGGTCAGCAAATTCAGCGCCTATTATCGCCGAGTTCGCATATTGACT gAAGGACGAGATCATTTATTACCAACTATGATGGCGAGATTGTATCTACTGAAGGCAATACAGATAGTAACACGCAATGCCTTGAGGCTTCTTAATCTAGATCCAGTTTCGAGAATGTAA
- the LOC124184426 gene encoding DALR anticodon-binding domain-containing protein 3 isoform X2, whose amino-acid sequence MEGSSDFRIKELVNSICRLLLGVETKFNENPSILKINNENLSEYGDVCFLTNLATWKKVFRNSLKSTTSCRNILEHYLIKNEIKFEDCNAAEKAFQNIIKASRNWSLKIEKCQLGNERVSVFLNRTQTFADVLARIVVRDHSYGQLESKSGSFFFHIIKDLDSDLTNLRLRLIKGVAENIVKANGYQVSESSDSDKYYATTKSKRDLKKYPKILLCGVAKNSVTGTKETALTEAEYLNRRLAELADTTEHKLPDLAEPKHEQNSVLLQIAEAVIVLQFLAVKPSRTITISSDLGLDESTINVKGSSFIFYNTARISAIFQKFDEQYLKGDYPSLPSIEEVDFSLLTEAEWELMHIFLLGYPEMVKTCARLTGDLEICPHYICSFLSRLVSKFSAYYRRVRILTEGRDHLLPTMMARLYLLKAIQIVTRNALRLLNLDPVSRM is encoded by the exons ATGGAAGGGTCTTCAGATTTCAGGATAAAGGAGTTGGTGAACAGTATTTGCCGTTTGTTGTTGGGTGTGGAAActaaattcaatgaaaatccTTCGATCCTTAAAATAAACAACGAAAATCTGTCAGAGTACGGAGACGTGTGTTTCTTGACGAACCTCGCTACTTGGAAAAAAGTGTTTCGAAATAGTTTGAAATCGACGACGAGTTGCAGGAATATACTCGAGCACTACTTAATCAAAAATGAGATAAAATTTGAGGATTGCAATGCTGCGGAAAAG GCCTTTCAGAATATAATAAAAGCTAGCAGAAATTGGTCTCTGAAAATTGAGAAGTGTCAGCTTGGAAATGAAAGAGTATCTGTATTTTTAAACAGAACCCAAACTTTTGCAGACGTACTAGCTCGTATTGTGGTCAGAGACCATAGCTATGGACAATTGGAGTCAAAGAGTggatctttcttttttcatatcatcAAAGATCTAGACTCAGATTTGACAAACCTACGTTTGCGTCTGATTAAAGGTGTGGCTGAAAATATAGTCAAGGCCAACGGATACCAGGTATCTGAAAGTAGCGACAGTGACAAGTATTATGCGACCACCAAGTCAAaaagagatttgaaaaaatatcccaAAATACTGTTATGCGGGGTTGCAAAGAATTCTGTTACTGGAACAAAGGAAACTGCGCTTACAGAAGCCGAATATTTGAATCGGAGGTTGGCGGAGCTAGCCGATACAACAGAGCACAAACTGCCTGATTTGGCTGAACCTAAACATGAGCAGAATTCTGTACTTTTGCAAATCGCGGAGGCAGTGATTGTGTTACAGTTTTTGGCTGTGAAACCTAGTCGTACTATCACAATTTCTTCCGATCTTGGCTTGGACGAGAGTACTATAAATGTGAAAG GCTCgtcctttattttttacaatacagCTAGGATATCGGcgatatttcagaaattcgACGAACAATACTTAAAAGGAGACTATCCTAGTTTGCCAAGCATCGAAGAGGTGGATTTTTCGTTACTCACAGAAGCG GAGTGGGAACTGATGCACATCTTTTTACTTGGCTATCCGGAGATGGTGAAAACTTGTGCAAGGCTCACCGGAGATCTGGAGATTTGTCCACACTACATATGTTCGTTTTTGTCACGATTGGTCAGCAAATTCAGCGCCTATTATCGCCGAGTTCGCATATTGACT gAAGGACGAGATCATTTATTACCAACTATGATGGCGAGATTGTATCTACTGAAGGCAATACAGATAGTAACACGCAATGCCTTGAGGCTTCTTAATCTAGATCCAGTTTCGAGAATGTAA
- the LOC124184315 gene encoding FHF complex subunit HOOK interacting protein 2A-like isoform X1, whose amino-acid sequence MISSFQAALKNAVDVVAPPATALDDFTYHWKQLMNFYVNHLTNCKLPIEATNIPHHLDRLLDILFSEENALDSENPGPCLEYLLQHRLLDLLATLASAEAPPGMRFVCLFFLRRLLTRLQHPLLPHVSVYTPVQRLIALCNGSLASPTENEEIQFLVALCFLICKHPNLTYIMNNVRLPPQKQNALASSGSNKLETQQITYAPTRTRNNSNPLFEPLDTQAVTLINPDLHKCESRRKLSSKSSQCSLRSENSERDLFSRVDRQQSTNSDTIVMEHRRKISNYSNASLSSDEVDSASPQSSAYFKKTDCGSSLSANEMTCKYLKNSSNGSANSLEEIDSKLQDLRELQIEFKSDSPFTAASSELDKAEANFKFFENISKTTRSEFDSASDISTRNKSLQSPADTSLQIESSKCLLLDALISYLNSADNMVRVKACEGVMVLASLQDSRFARSVANSQLPFALSNRLEKLFNLIPAHVNPTEIDEVNVTWGLDSPLWTSENKFPGCRPVAAFFMWLDYCDQLTREAHAIVGEILAENIRVMFFQKILTPALSDHHVVLITALITKCLKEITSPYLNAEINYWLVGFHRDPELPGILPSPVVHQLIKNCYTDSDDLTLETLRLFEEMIERHQEHILHCLILTYLTSRGYYDNSAADSAIASWSDEEDEREKSRGTLDLSSKQNYSRTLAPSNIHRIINCFLTLLPRSLQSDLDANNYEQYMTDWEKQYSSILAECALLSWPLEAVTIDDTASSDSRPEADHCTPRFYPGPFLTMLFEKVTKIPSQKYEINLQLTVLVSRLALLPHPYVHEYLLNPLLPLTPGTPSLFGCLQQVVKHLASEVPKVPDYKRLLKDTRQKLLDDSIQSHMNENILLDSVVITEEFCKELAAIAYVKYHRSM is encoded by the exons atgatcagcAGTTTTCAAGCTGCCTTAAAAAATGCCGTGGATGTG gTTGCCCCACCTGCGACGGCCTTGGATGACTTTACTTATCATTGGAAACAGCTGATGAACTTCTATGTGAACCACCTGACTAATTGCAAATTGCCCATCGAAGCTACAAACATTCCTCACCACTTGGATCGCCTGCTCGACATTTTGTTCAGCGAGGAGAATGCATTGGATTCAGAAAATCCTGGACCTTGTCTAGAGTACCTGTTACAGCATCGTCTACTGGACTTGCTAGCGACATTGGCGAGTGCCGAAGCACCTCCTGGAATGAGATTTGTCTGCTTGTTTTTTCTGAGGAGATTGTTAACACGGTTGCAGCATCCACTACTGCCTCACGTTTCGGTTTACACACCTGTTCAGAGACTGATCGCGTTATGCAATGGGAGTCTGGCCTCGCCAACAGAGAATGAAGAGATTCAGTTCTTGGTCGCTCTCTGTTTCTTGATCTGCAAGCATCCAAACCTCACCTACATTATGAACAATGTTAGGCTTCCTCCGCAGAAGCAAAATGCATTGGCCAGTTCTGGTTCAAACAAACTGGAAACACAACAAATCACTTATGCTCCTACGAGAACAAGAAACAACTCTAATCCACTGTTTGAACCTTTAGACACGCAAGCTGTGACTCTAATTAATCCAGATTTACACAAGTGTGAGAGCAGAAGGAAACTCTCAAGCAAATCTAGTCAATGTTCATTAAGAAGTGAAAACTCAGAGAGGGATCTCTTCAGTAGAGTGGATAGACAGCAATCGACCAATTCAGATACAATCGTTATGGAACACAGAAGAAAAATCTCAAATTATTCCAATGCTTCGTTATCATCGGATGAGGTAGATTCTGCATCGCCGCAGTCTAGTGCGTATTTCAAGAAAACCGATTGCGGTTCATCTTTGTCAGCTAATGAAATGACctgcaaatatttgaaaaatagttcaaaCGGGTCTGCAAACTCCTTGGAAGAGATCGATTCTAAACTACAGGATCTTAGGGAATTGCAAATAGAATTCAAGAGCGATTCACCTTTCACAGCTGCTTCTTCTGAATTGGATAAGGCTGAGGCAAACttcaagtttttcgaaaatatctcAAAAACTACCAGATCTGAGTTTGATTCTGCTAGTGACATCTCAACCCGGAATAAATCCCTGCAAAGTCCTGCGGATACTTCATTGCAAATTGAAAGTTCAAAATGCTTGCTACTGGATGCATTGATAAGCTATTTGAATAGTGCA GATAACATGGTCAGAGTTAAGGCTTGTGAAGGAGTAATGGTTTTGGCGTCATTGCAAGATTCACGATTTGCTCGCAGTGTTGCAAACAGTCAACTGCCTTTTGCTTTGTCAAATAGATTGGAAAAGTTGTTCAATTTAATACCAGCCCATGTCAATCCGACTGAAATTGATGAGGTGAATGTGACTTGGGGATTGGATTCCCCGTTGTGGaccagtgaaaataaatttccaggATGCAGACCGGTTGCCGCCTTTTTCATGTGGCTCGATTATTGCGATCAGTTGACTAGAGAGGCGCACGCGATTGTGGGAGAAATTCTGGCTGAAAATATCCGTGTgatgttttttcaaaaaatattaacacCTGCACTTTCCGACCATCACGTCGTGCTGATTACCGCACTCATCACGAAATGCTTGAAGGAGATTACCTCGCCTTATTTAAACGCTG aaatcaaTTATTGGCTCGTGGGCTTTCATCGAGACCCAGAGTTACCTGGAATCTTACCATCCCCTGTTGTTCATCAGTTAATAAAGAATTGCTACACCGACAGCGACGACTTGACGCTTGAAACACTACGGCTGTTTGAAGAAATGATCGAAAGACATCAGGAGCATATTTTGCATTGCCTGATCCTGACCTATCTGACATCCAGAGGATACTACGATAATAGCGCCGCAGACAGCGCAATCGCGTCGTGGAGCGATGAAGAAgatgaaagagagaagagTAGAGGCACTTTGGACTTGTCGAGTAAACAAAATTATAGTAGAACGCTGGCGCCTTCGAACATACACAGGATTATAAATTG TTTTCTAACCTTATTACCGAGGAGCCTTCAGTCGGATTTAGATGCAAATAACTACGAGCAATACATGACCGATTGGGAGAAGCAATACTCGTCTATCCTCGCTGAGTGCGCATTACTTTCTTGGCCTCTAGAAGCTGTTACAATCGATGATACCGCCAGTTCGGATTCAAGGCCAGAGGCTGACCATTGTACACCTCGATTTTATCCGGGGCCATTCTTGACAATGTTATTTGAGAAAGTTACCAAAATTCCCAGTCAGAAGTACGAAATCAACTTGCAACTGACCGTACTGGTGTCCAGGCTGGCACTCTTACCGCATCCCTACGTTCACGAATATCTGTTGAATCCATTGTTGCCCTTGACTCCTGGCACACCAAGCTTGTTTGGCTGCTTGCAACAAGTTGTAAAGCATCTGGCTTCAGAGGTACCTAAGGTACCAGACTACAAGCGGTTATTGAAAGATACGAGGCAGAAATTATTGGATGATTCCATTCAAAGTCA TATGAACGAGAATATTCTGCTTGATAGCGTTGTGATTACTGAAGAATTTTGCAAAGAGTTAGCAGCGATTGCGTACGTCAAGTATCATCGCTCGATGTAA
- the LOC124184315 gene encoding FHF complex subunit HOOK interacting protein 2A-like isoform X2 — protein sequence MIRRLRKLMPVAPPATALDDFTYHWKQLMNFYVNHLTNCKLPIEATNIPHHLDRLLDILFSEENALDSENPGPCLEYLLQHRLLDLLATLASAEAPPGMRFVCLFFLRRLLTRLQHPLLPHVSVYTPVQRLIALCNGSLASPTENEEIQFLVALCFLICKHPNLTYIMNNVRLPPQKQNALASSGSNKLETQQITYAPTRTRNNSNPLFEPLDTQAVTLINPDLHKCESRRKLSSKSSQCSLRSENSERDLFSRVDRQQSTNSDTIVMEHRRKISNYSNASLSSDEVDSASPQSSAYFKKTDCGSSLSANEMTCKYLKNSSNGSANSLEEIDSKLQDLRELQIEFKSDSPFTAASSELDKAEANFKFFENISKTTRSEFDSASDISTRNKSLQSPADTSLQIESSKCLLLDALISYLNSADNMVRVKACEGVMVLASLQDSRFARSVANSQLPFALSNRLEKLFNLIPAHVNPTEIDEVNVTWGLDSPLWTSENKFPGCRPVAAFFMWLDYCDQLTREAHAIVGEILAENIRVMFFQKILTPALSDHHVVLITALITKCLKEITSPYLNAEINYWLVGFHRDPELPGILPSPVVHQLIKNCYTDSDDLTLETLRLFEEMIERHQEHILHCLILTYLTSRGYYDNSAADSAIASWSDEEDEREKSRGTLDLSSKQNYSRTLAPSNIHRIINCFLTLLPRSLQSDLDANNYEQYMTDWEKQYSSILAECALLSWPLEAVTIDDTASSDSRPEADHCTPRFYPGPFLTMLFEKVTKIPSQKYEINLQLTVLVSRLALLPHPYVHEYLLNPLLPLTPGTPSLFGCLQQVVKHLASEVPKVPDYKRLLKDTRQKLLDDSIQSHMNENILLDSVVITEEFCKELAAIAYVKYHRSM from the exons ATGATTCGTCGACTTCGAAAGTTAATGCcg gTTGCCCCACCTGCGACGGCCTTGGATGACTTTACTTATCATTGGAAACAGCTGATGAACTTCTATGTGAACCACCTGACTAATTGCAAATTGCCCATCGAAGCTACAAACATTCCTCACCACTTGGATCGCCTGCTCGACATTTTGTTCAGCGAGGAGAATGCATTGGATTCAGAAAATCCTGGACCTTGTCTAGAGTACCTGTTACAGCATCGTCTACTGGACTTGCTAGCGACATTGGCGAGTGCCGAAGCACCTCCTGGAATGAGATTTGTCTGCTTGTTTTTTCTGAGGAGATTGTTAACACGGTTGCAGCATCCACTACTGCCTCACGTTTCGGTTTACACACCTGTTCAGAGACTGATCGCGTTATGCAATGGGAGTCTGGCCTCGCCAACAGAGAATGAAGAGATTCAGTTCTTGGTCGCTCTCTGTTTCTTGATCTGCAAGCATCCAAACCTCACCTACATTATGAACAATGTTAGGCTTCCTCCGCAGAAGCAAAATGCATTGGCCAGTTCTGGTTCAAACAAACTGGAAACACAACAAATCACTTATGCTCCTACGAGAACAAGAAACAACTCTAATCCACTGTTTGAACCTTTAGACACGCAAGCTGTGACTCTAATTAATCCAGATTTACACAAGTGTGAGAGCAGAAGGAAACTCTCAAGCAAATCTAGTCAATGTTCATTAAGAAGTGAAAACTCAGAGAGGGATCTCTTCAGTAGAGTGGATAGACAGCAATCGACCAATTCAGATACAATCGTTATGGAACACAGAAGAAAAATCTCAAATTATTCCAATGCTTCGTTATCATCGGATGAGGTAGATTCTGCATCGCCGCAGTCTAGTGCGTATTTCAAGAAAACCGATTGCGGTTCATCTTTGTCAGCTAATGAAATGACctgcaaatatttgaaaaatagttcaaaCGGGTCTGCAAACTCCTTGGAAGAGATCGATTCTAAACTACAGGATCTTAGGGAATTGCAAATAGAATTCAAGAGCGATTCACCTTTCACAGCTGCTTCTTCTGAATTGGATAAGGCTGAGGCAAACttcaagtttttcgaaaatatctcAAAAACTACCAGATCTGAGTTTGATTCTGCTAGTGACATCTCAACCCGGAATAAATCCCTGCAAAGTCCTGCGGATACTTCATTGCAAATTGAAAGTTCAAAATGCTTGCTACTGGATGCATTGATAAGCTATTTGAATAGTGCA GATAACATGGTCAGAGTTAAGGCTTGTGAAGGAGTAATGGTTTTGGCGTCATTGCAAGATTCACGATTTGCTCGCAGTGTTGCAAACAGTCAACTGCCTTTTGCTTTGTCAAATAGATTGGAAAAGTTGTTCAATTTAATACCAGCCCATGTCAATCCGACTGAAATTGATGAGGTGAATGTGACTTGGGGATTGGATTCCCCGTTGTGGaccagtgaaaataaatttccaggATGCAGACCGGTTGCCGCCTTTTTCATGTGGCTCGATTATTGCGATCAGTTGACTAGAGAGGCGCACGCGATTGTGGGAGAAATTCTGGCTGAAAATATCCGTGTgatgttttttcaaaaaatattaacacCTGCACTTTCCGACCATCACGTCGTGCTGATTACCGCACTCATCACGAAATGCTTGAAGGAGATTACCTCGCCTTATTTAAACGCTG aaatcaaTTATTGGCTCGTGGGCTTTCATCGAGACCCAGAGTTACCTGGAATCTTACCATCCCCTGTTGTTCATCAGTTAATAAAGAATTGCTACACCGACAGCGACGACTTGACGCTTGAAACACTACGGCTGTTTGAAGAAATGATCGAAAGACATCAGGAGCATATTTTGCATTGCCTGATCCTGACCTATCTGACATCCAGAGGATACTACGATAATAGCGCCGCAGACAGCGCAATCGCGTCGTGGAGCGATGAAGAAgatgaaagagagaagagTAGAGGCACTTTGGACTTGTCGAGTAAACAAAATTATAGTAGAACGCTGGCGCCTTCGAACATACACAGGATTATAAATTG TTTTCTAACCTTATTACCGAGGAGCCTTCAGTCGGATTTAGATGCAAATAACTACGAGCAATACATGACCGATTGGGAGAAGCAATACTCGTCTATCCTCGCTGAGTGCGCATTACTTTCTTGGCCTCTAGAAGCTGTTACAATCGATGATACCGCCAGTTCGGATTCAAGGCCAGAGGCTGACCATTGTACACCTCGATTTTATCCGGGGCCATTCTTGACAATGTTATTTGAGAAAGTTACCAAAATTCCCAGTCAGAAGTACGAAATCAACTTGCAACTGACCGTACTGGTGTCCAGGCTGGCACTCTTACCGCATCCCTACGTTCACGAATATCTGTTGAATCCATTGTTGCCCTTGACTCCTGGCACACCAAGCTTGTTTGGCTGCTTGCAACAAGTTGTAAAGCATCTGGCTTCAGAGGTACCTAAGGTACCAGACTACAAGCGGTTATTGAAAGATACGAGGCAGAAATTATTGGATGATTCCATTCAAAGTCA TATGAACGAGAATATTCTGCTTGATAGCGTTGTGATTACTGAAGAATTTTGCAAAGAGTTAGCAGCGATTGCGTACGTCAAGTATCATCGCTCGATGTAA